In a single window of the Orenia metallireducens genome:
- the rpsC gene encoding 30S ribosomal protein S3, with translation MGQKIHPHGLRVGVVKDWDAKWYANKEDYSDLLHEDLEVRDHVKGKMYDAGISRIVIERAANRIKVNIHTARPGMVIGKGGSEVNDLRAELEAMTNKQVQVNVVEVKNPDQDAQLVAENIAEQIENRVSFRRAMKQSIGRAMRQRGVEGIKVLCSGRLGGADMARTEGYSEGSVPLHTLRADIDYGFSEADTTYGKIGIKVWIYKGEILPEINED, from the coding sequence ATGGGTCAAAAAATTCATCCACACGGTCTTAGAGTTGGTGTAGTAAAAGATTGGGATGCTAAGTGGTATGCTAATAAAGAGGATTATTCTGATTTATTACATGAAGATTTAGAGGTAAGAGACCATGTGAAGGGCAAAATGTATGATGCAGGTATTTCTAGAATCGTAATTGAAAGAGCTGCAAATAGAATTAAAGTTAATATTCATACTGCTCGTCCAGGAATGGTAATTGGAAAAGGTGGTTCTGAAGTAAATGATTTAAGAGCCGAATTAGAAGCTATGACTAATAAACAAGTTCAAGTTAATGTTGTTGAAGTTAAAAATCCTGATCAAGATGCGCAATTGGTTGCTGAGAATATTGCTGAGCAAATTGAGAATCGTGTATCTTTTAGAAGAGCTATGAAGCAATCTATAGGTAGAGCAATGCGCCAAAGAGGTGTTGAGGGAATTAAAGTTTTATGTTCAGGTCGTTTAGGTGGAGCTGATATGGCTCGTACTGAAGGTTATAGTGAAGGTAGTGTACCTTTACACACTTTACGTGCTGATATAGACTATGGATTTTCAGAAGCCGATACAACTTAT
- the rplV gene encoding 50S ribosomal protein L22, with product MEAKAVAKRIRISPRKARLVIDLVRGKEIGEAFGVLKNTPNKAAGIIEKLLISAVANAENNHGMIADELYISEAYVDEGPTMKRYKPRAMGQASPINKRTSHLTIKVAEKKEG from the coding sequence ATGGAAGCTAAAGCCGTTGCTAAACGTATTCGGATTTCCCCAAGAAAAGCAAGGTTAGTTATTGACTTAGTAAGGGGTAAAGAAATTGGCGAAGCATTTGGTGTTTTAAAGAATACACCTAATAAAGCAGCAGGTATTATTGAAAAATTATTAATTTCAGCTGTAGCTAATGCCGAAAATAATCATGGTATGATTGCTGATGAATTATATATTTCTGAAGCATATGTAGATGAAGGTCCAACAATGAAGAGATATAAACCAAGAGCAATGGGGCAGGCAAGTCCTATTAATAAAAGAACAAGCCATCTTACAATAAAAGTGGCAGAAAAAAAGGAGGGATAA
- the rpsS gene encoding 30S ribosomal protein S19: MGRSIKKGPFVDEKLLAKVEEMNKSGNKKVIKTWSRSSTIFPQMLGHTIAVHDGKKHVPVYITEDMVGHKLGEFAPTRTFRGHGDHTERSTSLK, encoded by the coding sequence TTGGGTCGTTCAATAAAAAAAGGACCATTTGTAGATGAAAAGCTATTAGCCAAGGTTGAAGAGATGAACAAGTCTGGAAATAAAAAAGTTATTAAAACTTGGTCAAGAAGTTCAACTATTTTTCCACAAATGTTAGGGCATACTATTGCTGTTCATGATGGGAAAAAGCATGTTCCTGTATACATTACTGAAGATATGGTTGGTCATAAATTAGGTGAGTTTGCACCTACTAGAACATTCAGAGGACATGGAGATCACACTGAAAGATCTACATCACTTAAATAG
- the rplB gene encoding 50S ribosomal protein L2: protein MAIKKFKPTTPSRRYMTVEDFTDITTDKPEKSLLKPLKKSGGRNANGRITVRHRGGGHKRMYRIIDFKRDKDGVPAKVATIEYDPNRSARIALLHYADGEKRYIIAPKGISVGDEILSGPEADIKPGNALALKDIPVGTIVHNIELKPGKGAQMVRSAGASAQLMAKEGKYANIQLPSGEMRLVNVKCKATVGQVGNELHENITIGKAGRKRWMGIRPTVRGTVMNPHDHPHGGGEGKNKTSGRHPVTPWGQPTIGKKTRKKKASDKMIVRSRHAKKRRRK, encoded by the coding sequence ATGGCGATTAAGAAATTTAAGCCAACCACACCGTCAAGAAGATATATGACTGTGGAGGATTTTACTGATATTACAACTGATAAGCCAGAAAAGTCTTTACTTAAGCCACTGAAAAAAAGTGGTGGACGTAATGCAAATGGTCGCATCACTGTCCGTCATCGTGGTGGGGGCCATAAGAGAATGTACAGAATTATTGACTTTAAAAGAGATAAAGATGGAGTTCCAGCTAAGGTAGCTACAATTGAGTATGATCCAAATAGATCTGCTCGTATTGCGTTGTTACATTATGCAGATGGAGAGAAGAGATATATCATTGCTCCAAAAGGAATTAGTGTAGGGGATGAAATTCTTTCAGGTCCTGAAGCAGATATCAAGCCAGGAAATGCATTAGCTTTAAAAGATATTCCAGTAGGTACTATAGTGCATAATATCGAGCTTAAGCCAGGAAAAGGTGCACAAATGGTACGCTCTGCAGGTGCTAGTGCTCAACTTATGGCTAAAGAGGGTAAATATGCAAATATTCAACTACCTTCTGGAGAAATGAGATTAGTTAATGTGAAATGTAAAGCTACAGTTGGTCAAGTAGGTAATGAATTACATGAAAACATTACTATCGGTAAAGCTGGAAGAAAGAGATGGATGGGTATTAGACCTACAGTTCGTGGTACTGTAATGAACCCTCATGATCATCCTCATGGTGGTGGTGAAGGTAAGAATAAAACATCTGGTAGACATCCAGTTACTCCTTGGGGTCAACCTACTATCGGTAAGAAGACTCGTAAGAAGAAGGCTTCTGATAAGATGATTGTTCGTAGTCGTCATGCGAAGAAGCGTAGAAGAAAATAA
- the rplW gene encoding 50S ribosomal protein L23 gives MKDPRDIIIAPHISERSMMDMEENWYTFKVAIKANKPEIKKAIEKIFDVNVEKVTTNRMPGKKRRMGYTQGKTSNWKKARVKLAEGDSIEIFEGV, from the coding sequence ATGAAGGATCCTCGGGATATTATTATTGCGCCTCATATTTCTGAAAGAAGTATGATGGATATGGAAGAAAATTGGTATACTTTTAAAGTTGCTATCAAAGCTAACAAGCCTGAAATTAAAAAAGCTATTGAAAAAATCTTTGATGTTAATGTTGAAAAAGTAACTACTAATCGTATGCCAGGTAAGAAGAGAAGAATGGGATATACTCAAGGTAAGACATCTAATTGGAAGAAAGCTAGAGTTAAACTAGCTGAAGGAGATAGCATCGAAATATTTGAAGGTGTATAA
- the rplD gene encoding 50S ribosomal protein L4 — translation MPELALYNIDGQKSGNLDLRDEVFSVEVNEHVLHEAVVAQLAAKRVGSAKTKTRGEVAGGGRKPWRQKGTGRARHGSIRSPLWVGGGTTFGPQPRKYNKKLPKKVKKLAVKSALTLKVEEGNLVVVDNFNFTAPKTKEMVSVLKSFDAVDSKVLIVLSEKNDNVYKSARNLPGVRVVTPTKVTVYDVLNSNKVIMTKDAVAKVEEVLA, via the coding sequence ATGCCTGAATTAGCTTTATATAATATTGATGGACAAAAGTCAGGAAATCTTGACTTAAGAGATGAAGTTTTTAGTGTAGAAGTAAATGAACATGTACTTCATGAAGCGGTTGTTGCTCAATTAGCAGCTAAGCGTGTTGGAAGTGCTAAGACTAAGACAAGAGGAGAAGTTGCTGGTGGTGGACGTAAGCCATGGAGGCAAAAAGGAACAGGTCGTGCTCGACACGGAAGTATCCGTTCTCCACTTTGGGTAGGTGGTGGAACTACTTTTGGACCACAACCACGTAAATATAATAAGAAACTTCCTAAGAAAGTTAAAAAATTAGCTGTAAAATCAGCCTTAACTCTTAAGGTTGAAGAAGGTAACTTAGTTGTTGTTGACAACTTTAATTTTACAGCACCAAAAACTAAAGAGATGGTATCTGTATTAAAGAGCTTTGATGCAGTAGATTCTAAAGTTTTAATTGTACTTTCTGAAAAGAATGATAATGTTTATAAATCAGCTCGTAATCTTCCGGGAGTAAGGGTTGTAACACCTACTAAGGTAACTGTATATGATGTTTTAAATAGTAATAAAGTAATTATGACTAAAGATGCAGTTGCTAAAGTTGAGGAGGTGCTAGCATAA
- the rplC gene encoding 50S ribosomal protein L3, producing MKAILGKKIGMTQIFTENGEVVPVTVVEAGPCTVIQKKTEEVDGYNSVQLGFVDDKENKVNKPLKGHFDKYGVNPKKYIREFRVEGAEALETGDEVKADVFAEGEKVDVTGISKGKGFAGTVKRWNFNTGPKTHGSRNYRRPGSIGAGSDPARVFKGKKMPGHMGHEQVTVQNLEVVKVDPEKNLLLIKGAVPGPKKGLLTIRQTVK from the coding sequence ATGAAGGCGATTTTAGGTAAAAAAATTGGTATGACACAAATTTTCACTGAAAATGGTGAAGTTGTACCTGTTACAGTTGTTGAAGCGGGACCATGTACTGTAATTCAAAAAAAGACTGAAGAAGTTGACGGATATAACTCTGTACAATTAGGGTTTGTTGATGATAAAGAAAACAAAGTAAATAAACCTCTAAAGGGACACTTCGATAAATATGGAGTTAATCCTAAAAAATATATTCGTGAATTTAGAGTTGAAGGAGCAGAAGCTCTAGAAACAGGAGATGAAGTTAAAGCAGATGTATTCGCTGAAGGAGAGAAAGTTGATGTAACTGGTATCTCTAAAGGTAAAGGATTTGCAGGTACAGTTAAGAGATGGAATTTCAATACTGGACCAAAAACTCACGGTTCTAGAAATTACAGAAGACCAGGTTCTATTGGTGCTGGTTCTGATCCTGCAAGAGTATTTAAAGGTAAAAAGATGCCTGGACATATGGGGCATGAACAAGTAACAGTTCAAAATCTAGAAGTTGTTAAAGTAGACCCTGAAAAGAATTTATTATTAATCAAAGGTGCAGTTCCTGGACCTAAAAAAGGGTTATTAACTATTCGGCAAACAGTAAAATAG